CCCTTCGTCGAGCAGCCGGGCGCCGAGCGGCAGCAGCCCGAAGGCGCCGCCGGTGTGGACGAAGATCACCCGGGGGCCCAGCTCGGCGGCCCGGGCGACCAGCCCCAGGAAGGCCTTGCCGGTGTAGACCGGGTCCAGCAGCAGGCCGTCGGTGCGGGCCACCCGCCTGAGCAGCGCCAGCCCCTCCGGCGTGGTCTGGGCGTAGCCCGGTCCGATGAACCGGTCGTCCACCTCCAGCGCCCCGGGCGGCGCCGGCGCCAGGCCGGGCCAGCGCTCCAGCGCCTGGCGGCCCAGGTCGGAGATGACGCCCCGGAAGGTGGCCGCGTCGTCGCAGACCGCGAAGGCCACCACCCGGGCCTCGCGCCAGCCACTGGCCGCCAGCCCCAGGGCCAGCCCTGCCGCCGTGCCACCCGACCCGCAGGCCACCACCAGGGTGATCGGCCGGCCCACCCAGGCCGGCGGCAGCTGGGCCCTCAGCTCCGCCACCGCCAGCAGGTACCCCCAGCACCCCAGGGCGCTCGACCCGCCCACCGGGATGAGGTACGGGCGCCGCCCGGCCCGGGTGAGCTCCCGCGCCACCCCGGCCATCACCTCGTCGCGCCGGCGGTACTGGTCCGGGCCCAGCCAGCGCACCTCGGCGCCGGCCAGCCGGTCGAGCAGGGTGTTCCCCTCCGGCGGCGGCGGGCGGGACGGGTCCGGGGTCCGCAGGAGCAGGACGCAGCGCAGCCCGCGCGCGGCGGCGGCGAAGGCCGTGGCGCGGGCGTGGTTCGACTGGACGGCGCCGCAGGTCACCAGCGTGTCGGCCCCGGCTGCCTCGGCCTCGGCCAGCAGGAACTCCAGCTTGCGGGCCTTGTTGCCGGAGAGCTCGAGCCCGGTCAGGTCGTCGCGCTTCCAGAGCAGCTCCAGGCCGAGCTCTCGGCCCAGGCGCGGCGAGGGCCAGAGCGGCGTCGGCAGGTTGGCCAGCGGGACGCGGGGCGGCGCGGCGGGCGAGCGGGGGGGGCTCACGGCGAGGACGCTAGCACGCGCCGGCCCGGCCCGGCCCCGCCGCGGTGGCCCCTGGGGCCCAGGCTTGGTACAAGCGAGCCCCTATGGAGCGGGCGACGGGACAGGAGGCGCGCCACCGGCCCGACGGCGGGGTCTCGCTGCGCTGGCGGCTGGCCGGCATGACCGGCGCCGCCATCCTGCTCGCCTGCGGCCTGCAGGCCCTGGCCTTCTTCTCCTTCCACTCGGACGCCTCGCCCGCCGACTTCCTCCGGGCCGGCCTGGCCAGCCTGGTGGCGGCCGGCACCGGCTGGGGAGTGGCCTTCCTGGTGGTGCGGGCCACGGTGCAGCCGCTGGAGGAGCTGGCCGCCACCGTCACCGCCATCGCCGGTGGCGAGCTGACCCGGCGGGTCAGCCGCCTGGACGGCCTGGGCGAGATCGGCACCCTGGCGCGCAGCTTCGACCTGATGCTGGGCGGCCTGCGGGGCACCCTGGCCGAGCTGCGCGACGCCGCCGGCAAGCTGGACCACGAGGCGGCCGACATCCTCGGCAGCGTGACCCGCCAGGCGGCCACCGCCACCCAGCAGGCGGCCGCCATCACCCAGACCAGCACCACCGCCTCGGAGATCGCCCAGACCGCCAAGCAGGCCACCGAGCACGCCGACTCGGTGATCCAGATGACGCAGCGGTCGGAGGAGCTGTCCCAGGAGGGGCTCCAGGTGGTGGAGGAGGCGGTCGACTCCTCGGCGGCCCTGGGCGAACAGGTCAAGCGCATCGCCGCCACCATGGCCGACCTCTCCGACCGCACCCTGCAGGTGGGCGAGATCATCGCCACCGTGAAGGACCTGGCCGAGCAGTCCAACCTGCTGGCGCTCAACGCCTCCATCGAGGCCAGCAAGGCCGGCGAGCACGGCCGCGGCTTCGCGGTGGTGGCGCTGGAGATGCGCAACCTGGCCGAGCAGTCGAAGCAGGCGGCCGTGCAGGTGCGGGCCATCCTCTCCGAGATCCAGAAGGGGGCCCGCGAGGCCTCGACCGCCACCGACGAGGGGGCCTCGCGCGCCGTCCGCACCGTCACGCTGTCGCGCAGCGCCGGCGAGGCCATCGAGGGGCTGGCCATGGTGATCCGCGAGTCGGCCCTGGCCGCCCGGCAGATCGCCAACAACACCCGCCAGCAGACCATCGGGGTCGAGCAGATGGTGGCCGCCATCTCGGAGCTCTCCACCACCATCAACGAGAGCGCCGAGGGCTCGCGGGCCATCGAGCAGGGCGCCAACGCGCTCACCCGCGTCTCGCGGCGGCTCGGCGACGCGGTCCGCCGCTACCGGGTCTGACCGGTGGGGGGGCCCTTCCCGCACGCCGCCGTCCCGCCCGGGCGGTGCCCGCGCTGCGCCTTCCCGCCCGAGGCCTGCCTGTGCCCCGAGATCCCGCGGCTCTCCACCCGCTGGCGCTTCGTCATCCTGCGCCACGCCAGCGAGATCCCGCGCATGACCAACAGCGGGCGCTGGGTGGCGCTGGCGCTCACGGGGTCGGTGCTGCACGACCACGCCCGCGACGGCCTGCCCGCCTCCGAGGAGGGGCTGCAGGCCCTCATCGGCGAGGCGCCGGCGGCGCTGCTCTTCCCCTCGCCGCACGCCCCGGCCCGCCCGGACGACGGGCTGCGCACCCTGGTGGTGCCGGACGCCACCTGGTCGCAGGCCCGCCGCATGGTGCAGCGGCTGGGGCCGCTGCGCACCCTGCCGCGCCTCTCCCTGGCGCCCGGGCCGGCCGCGGCCCGCATGCGCGAGCCGACCGTGGCCGGGGGCATGTCCACGCTGGAGGCGGTGGCGGCCTCCCTCGACCTGCTGGGCGACGCGGCGGCGGCCGCCAGCCTGCGGCGGCTGCACCAGGTGGCGGTGGAGCGGACCCTGCGGCTCAAGGGGATGTGGCCGCCCGGGCGCCAGCGCCACCCGCCCTACCTCCCATGACCGATCCCTTCCGCCCCGCCGCGCTGCTCGGCCACCCCGACGCGCAGACCATCTTCGCCAACCTGTGGCGCCCCCGCCCCGGGCCGCCGATGGAGCGGCAGCGCTGGGAGCTGCCGGACGGCGACTTCCTCGACCTCCGGCGCGCCACCGGCCTGCCGCCCGAGGCCCCGGTGGTGGTGGTCTGCCACGGCCTGGAGGGCTCCTCGCGGGCGCCCTACGTGCGCGGGCTGTGCCGGGCGCTGGCCCTGCGCGGGCTGGCCAGCCTGGCCCTCGACTTCCGCACCTGCGGCGGCGAGCTCAACCGCCTGCCGCGCACCTACCACTCCGGCGAGACCGGCGACCTCTCGCTGGTGGTGGAGCGGCTGGCGGCCGAGCGCCCCGGGCGCCCGGTGCTGGTGGCCGGCTTCTCGCTGGGCGGCAACGTGGTGGTGAAGTACCTGGGCGAGCGCGGCGACCGGCTGCCGGCCGAGGTGCGCGGCGGGGTCGCCATCTCGGTGCCCTTCGACCTGGCGGCCTCCAGCCGCCGCCTCGACGGACCGGGGCGGCTCATGTGGCTCTACCGGGAGCGCTTCCTGCGCCGGCTGCGCCGCAAGGCCGCGGGCAAGGCCGCCTCCCACCCCGGCACCTTCGACGCCGCCGCGGTGGCCCGGGCCACCACCTTCGCCGAGTTCGACGAGCTCATGACCGCGCCGCTGCACGGCTTCGCCTCGCGCCACGACTACTACGCCCGCTGCTCGAGCGGCCGCTTCCTGGCCGGGGTGCGCCGGCCCCTGCTGGCGCTGGCGGCGGCCGACGACCCCATGGTGCCCGGCGAGACCCTGCCGCTGGCGGCGGCGCGCGCCACCCCGGCGGTGACCCTGACGGTGACGGCCCACGGCGGCCACACCGCCTTCGTGGACGGCTGGTGGCTGCGCCCCGGCTTCTGGGCCGAGCGCACCGCCGCCGACTACCTGGCCGCGCTGGTCCGCTGACGGGCCGCCGCGGCCAGCCGCGCGCCGGTCCGCCAGGCCAGGGCCAGCAGCCAGGCCGCCGCCACGCTGGCCAGCAGCACCAGCAGCGCCACCCCGAGCGCCCCGGCGGCCCCCAGCCGCGGCCCGATGCGCCAGGCCAGCCCGGGGACGGTGCTCCAGCCGTAGACCACCGGGACGTGCAGGGCGTAGACCGCCAGCGAGAGGCGCCCCACGGGGGCCAGCGCCGCGGCCACCCGGGCCGGCAGGTGGGCCAGCGCGGCCAGCAGCAGCAGGATGGCGCCGACGCGGAAGGCGATCAGCGCCGGCTCCCCCGGCGGCGCGGTGCCGATGCCCTGCCAGAAGGTGGCCAGGACCAGCGCGGCGCCCAGGCCGGCCAGCCCCAGCGTGGCCCGCCGCGAGCCGTCGCCCACCCCCAGCCCGACCAGGCAGCCGGCGTAGAAGTAGCCCACCCACGGGAACAGCGGGAAGGGCGAGCTGCCGCCCACCAGCTGCTCCCAGGCCAGCGCCGCCAGGCCGGCGGGGAGCGGCGGCGGGGCGCGCATCCCGAAGGTGACCGCCACCACCACCAGCAGGGCGAAGAGGAGCCGCTCCTCCAGCGGCGGCCGCCCCGCGGCGAAGACCAGCGCCGCCCCGAGGAAGGCCACCGCGATGACCTGCAGGGCGTCGAAGGCCAGCAGGTGGGCCCAGACGGCCGGGTCGCCGGCCCACAGCCCGGCCGATCCCCAGCCCGGCCAGCGCAGCGCCACGCCCACCGCCAGCAGCAGCAGCACCCGCGGCAGCCGCTCCCGGACGATGGCGGCGCCGCGGGCCCGGCCGCGCCGGATGGCCACGGTGACCGCCCAGCCGGCCACCAGCAGGAAGAGCGGCGCCGTCAGCCCGCGCGCCTTCCAGTAGCCCACCGCCGCCGGGTGGAGCCGGGCGGCCGGCGAGAGCAGGGCGTCGAGGGTGTGGCCCACCACCATGGCCACCACGCCCAGGGCCCGGGCCGCGTCCAGCGCGGGGACGCGGGGGCGGGCCGCCCTGGGCGCGGGGGTGGCGGGGCCGCCGCCCGGGGGCGGCGCGGCGGGGTCGGCGGTGCGGGAGGGGTCCACGGCGGCCGCGCCTCTTTGGCACGAACGGCCGGTCCCCTTCAAGGGGACCGGCCGTCCGGGGTGCGGCGTCGCGGCGGGGTCGGCGGCTACTTCAGGCCGCCCTTGACGAAGGTGGCCACGGCCTTGATCTCGTCGGCCTTCAGCTTGCCCTCGAAGCCGGTCATCTTGCCCTTGCCCTTGGCGATCATGGCCTCGATCTGCGGCGCGGTGAGCGCCGTGACCGTCAGGTCCTTCACGCCCAGCTTCTTGCCCATGGCGCTCTGGCCCTTGCCGTCGGGTCCGTGGCAGACGGTGCACTTGGTGGTGAACAGGGCCTTGCCGTCGGCGGCCGAGGCGGCGCCGGCGAGCAGGAACGAGAGGGCGAGGGCGGTGGCGATGCGCTTCACGGGTTGCTCCTTGGGCGGGTGGTCGCTCCGGGCGCTCAGTGCGTGGCCGGGGTCTTGAACGTACCGACGAGGATGGGGACCGAGATCTTCACCAGGATCGTCAGGATGAGGAATCCTACACCGAAGATGCCGAGCGCGATGGACCACTCCGTGACCGTCGGGGTGTACTCGTAGATCTCGC
This DNA window, taken from Anaeromyxobacter sp., encodes the following:
- a CDS encoding acyltransferase family protein, translated to MVVGHTLDALLSPAARLHPAAVGYWKARGLTAPLFLLVAGWAVTVAIRRGRARGAAIVRERLPRVLLLLAVGVALRWPGWGSAGLWAGDPAVWAHLLAFDALQVIAVAFLGAALVFAAGRPPLEERLLFALLVVVAVTFGMRAPPPLPAGLAALAWEQLVGGSSPFPLFPWVGYFYAGCLVGLGVGDGSRRATLGLAGLGAALVLATFWQGIGTAPPGEPALIAFRVGAILLLLAALAHLPARVAAALAPVGRLSLAVYALHVPVVYGWSTVPGLAWRIGPRLGAAGALGVALLVLLASVAAAWLLALAWRTGARLAAAARQRTSAAR
- a CDS encoding pyridoxal-phosphate dependent enzyme, yielding MSPPRSPAAPPRVPLANLPTPLWPSPRLGRELGLELLWKRDDLTGLELSGNKARKLEFLLAEAEAAGADTLVTCGAVQSNHARATAFAAAARGLRCVLLLRTPDPSRPPPPEGNTLLDRLAGAEVRWLGPDQYRRRDEVMAGVARELTRAGRRPYLIPVGGSSALGCWGYLLAVAELRAQLPPAWVGRPITLVVACGSGGTAAGLALGLAASGWREARVVAFAVCDDAATFRGVISDLGRQALERWPGLAPAPPGALEVDDRFIGPGYAQTTPEGLALLRRVARTDGLLLDPVYTGKAFLGLVARAAELGPRVIFVHTGGAFGLLPLGARLLDEGGGPAPAAGL
- a CDS encoding methyl-accepting chemotaxis protein; amino-acid sequence: MERATGQEARHRPDGGVSLRWRLAGMTGAAILLACGLQALAFFSFHSDASPADFLRAGLASLVAAGTGWGVAFLVVRATVQPLEELAATVTAIAGGELTRRVSRLDGLGEIGTLARSFDLMLGGLRGTLAELRDAAGKLDHEAADILGSVTRQAATATQQAAAITQTSTTASEIAQTAKQATEHADSVIQMTQRSEELSQEGLQVVEEAVDSSAALGEQVKRIAATMADLSDRTLQVGEIIATVKDLAEQSNLLALNASIEASKAGEHGRGFAVVALEMRNLAEQSKQAAVQVRAILSEIQKGAREASTATDEGASRAVRTVTLSRSAGEAIEGLAMVIRESALAARQIANNTRQQTIGVEQMVAAISELSTTINESAEGSRAIEQGANALTRVSRRLGDAVRRYRV
- a CDS encoding DTW domain-containing protein, whose amino-acid sequence is MGGPFPHAAVPPGRCPRCAFPPEACLCPEIPRLSTRWRFVILRHASEIPRMTNSGRWVALALTGSVLHDHARDGLPASEEGLQALIGEAPAALLFPSPHAPARPDDGLRTLVVPDATWSQARRMVQRLGPLRTLPRLSLAPGPAAARMREPTVAGGMSTLEAVAASLDLLGDAAAAASLRRLHQVAVERTLRLKGMWPPGRQRHPPYLP
- a CDS encoding cytochrome c; this translates as MKRIATALALSFLLAGAASAADGKALFTTKCTVCHGPDGKGQSAMGKKLGVKDLTVTALTAPQIEAMIAKGKGKMTGFEGKLKADEIKAVATFVKGGLK
- a CDS encoding alpha/beta fold hydrolase, yielding MTDPFRPAALLGHPDAQTIFANLWRPRPGPPMERQRWELPDGDFLDLRRATGLPPEAPVVVVCHGLEGSSRAPYVRGLCRALALRGLASLALDFRTCGGELNRLPRTYHSGETGDLSLVVERLAAERPGRPVLVAGFSLGGNVVVKYLGERGDRLPAEVRGGVAISVPFDLAASSRRLDGPGRLMWLYRERFLRRLRRKAAGKAASHPGTFDAAAVARATTFAEFDELMTAPLHGFASRHDYYARCSSGRFLAGVRRPLLALAAADDPMVPGETLPLAAARATPAVTLTVTAHGGHTAFVDGWWLRPGFWAERTAADYLAALVR